CAACCAAACGGAGGGATTGAGCGCAGTCAAACTCAAGTTGAATATCTACTGTCATGACTGACTGTTCTGTTGCGACCAACATTGAGCTTCCACTCCGGATCTACGGATGAGTTGGGGTCTGGGGGCATGCTCAACTGCATGCGACCTATCAAGCCCATGACGACAGCTCCCGCGTAGAGCCCCCGGGTGGCCGAGGCGTCCGAAGACTCCCCTCACGAAGCGCAGGACGGCACAAGAATGAAAGCGGTGATGAGGCTCGCGACAGCAAAAGTTCTTTTGGTGTGCGATGCATCGGTGCCAAGACTGATAGAAGTGGACCAAGTACCTGAATCAAACAGAACGTCAGCACCTATTGGTTGGATAGAGACATGTTGATAGGCAACTGCCAAGCAAACAAGCGGCCGGTCCGTCTTGTCTCTCAGGCTGCCTTGtcctaagtaccttattatcaaagaaagttaattctttctaagtcataagtataagaatatagttttaataaaataatataatacttacttagtacttaaattaagatgcttttttaagcttattataagaaaaagataattatattactaactacttattattaaggttcgtaatactatagttttaactataatagctttgtttataataagcgaaaagtttaattataagtcttttaaaaacctctccttaaggattataagagtttctaagttaagttaaaatgcttattaagatattaataactaaactaactttataataacggctttaataaagaaattaaaaaataaactaaaaaataatattaaaatccttattaacgttaagtacGATTTACGAAAAgtagtaacgtagctatagagtattaataatatattttatactaagaaaactattattaatattaacgagataaatagggccgtattaatatagtacctcggcttctttttatagctcgaggactatagctttaaatagtattaaaagtttattaaaaagctcttttaagtactttagtatatttattattatttttataataataagactcttagtacttatatataagcgtaagttacttatttttaaataataatattagtttattaataagctatcgaAACTACGATTCTAGCgatcccttaataagggagaGGGTAGAATAAAAGAAAGGATaggtaacttataaaaagggttaaggttaaatagtgcggaattcgagggcagggtagcgtctatatatactacggcaatcctttagtaatataaaacgatAGAGTTAAATAGTGAGGCTGCCTTGTCTAGTAAAGAAGTTAGATACGATAGAAGGCCAGAGCTAGCCGTCGACGGCCTTACTTTTCCTAACATGGGGCGCGATGGTTTCCCTGTCGTAGAACGGCTTTCGAGACAAAATGTTTAGGTCACAGCGCGTGGGAGATTACCAGGAAGCGCGCAAAAGTTTTAGTCAGAGGTAAGCCGTATTAACTTTCTTTGATCGTCGACTGCCGTCTACGGATAGAAGGTCGGTGGGAATAAGCGACGACACCCGAACTCTATCTAAAAGTTAAAAGAGTTTATTTCCCCTTCAGGTACCTTCTGGCGCCTGCATCTGCAAAGTCAACAGGGATCGTATCAAGCCCCAGTGTGAATGGTTCCCCAAATCTCCACCTCCAAATTGGCTTCCATCGGCTCTTTTGCCTCACCTCCATCCATAATTGCCATTTTCTTACTCGGACTCGGGTCAGCAATGCAATGTTTACCCGTTTGATAGCTGCATGGAATGACGGGCTGGGAACGAGGCTAGGGAGCGTTGGGTTGAATCGACAGAGCCTGAATAAGAATGACTGAATCGACAGCTGAAGCGCACAGGCGAGGAAGACTTTACCCACTGGTCTGACTAAGAATACCTACGAGACAGTCAAACAAGCTGTCAGAACTGTCAGCATATGATCGTTACGCATTTGAGTCTTGACTATTTCCCATGTAGTTAACCATTGGTGCTGCTAGATTGCCACTGCCCCGATTGCTTCCCTTGAGCTGCTTCCCTGCGATTAAAAGAGGGCAACTTCTCGCTCGCTCGATTCGTAATGACTGACCCGACATCCTCACTATCTCCCCCGCTTTAACTGTCCAAGCCTCGCTAGACTTGAAATGGCAGGAGACCAGAACCATTACTTTGGACCAACATCACCAAGCCTACAGCCGATTCGATGTCTCCACCTCCACAAGTCATCCAACATCCATGATTCTCGTTTTGTTTTCGAAGGCACTTTCGTATTCACAATCATACCCTATCAGCCAAGACTTCAGTCTCCAATTGTTGCGTTGGTCCATCCGGGTTCCTTTCTCTCGGGTCTGCTGTTGGAGTCCTCTTGAGCCAGCTACCTAACAATGAGGGAATGCAACCTCCCGAAATTGACGTTAGTGCTCGTTGTCTTCACGACAGTCAAGCGTGCCGAGGTGGGCAGAATACCTGATCAAAGCCAAGAGTCTAGCAGCTCTCCAAAACAGCAATTCTCCCGCCGGCCCACGCGTTGACCAGACGAAGAAAGCTGGTCGATGACGATAGATGAGAACGGCAAGACGTGATCAGTCTAACGTTTCCCAGAACTTTCTGTGCGCAAAATGTTGTCTTCAAATCCAAAAGATTCTAAAGAATTCACTCTTCTTACAGGACTCGGGCTTACTCGACCGGTTTGCGTACTCGTGCTTGTGCATGGTAAATATCAGCGAGTGGCATTTGACATAGTCCACATTGGAGTCTTCCCGACTTGAGCCGCTCAGGAACTGTTGTACTCTGTACTCTGTAGGTAGCTTCCTCTCCTGATCTGCAACTCGCAATGATTCGCACTAGATGCCTGTTCGTTCTGTTGCATCCATGCACATGTGCATCTCGCGTGGCTGCACATGGTCAGTCTACGGACGCATGGGTATGCGGGACGGGAACAGCATGAACGTCGCCTCATTCCGCGCGGCTTCCGTCGCTTCAGCTCCATTCTCCCCATCGGGCTGATGTAACAGCAGCATTCTGCCTAGACCATCGTTCTTAGACTTAGAAGCAGAGGGTGGACTCATGGGCCCAAAGAACGGATGATCGATCGGCATGGATGCGATTCGGTCCCTTGGCAGGGGCTGATCTGGGAGCTTTGAACGCAGATTTGACCGCCTGCCATTAGGTGCTCGAGATGTACGGCCCGGGCTTTGATTCAAACAGATGGAATAGAGGAATTGTGAGAAAACCAATGTTGGTTGTTAATTATTGCCGGGTTTGCTGTTTTTGAAGCCATTTGTTGGTACTTGCGACATAGACCCTTGCGATCCAGTAGATGTTGGTATTGTGATGCTCACACGTCCCTTCAATTCAACCAACGACTCCCTGTGTACCTACCGTGAATGAACTGCAACGAAAATCAACGTCATCGCAAGGGCTAACTCCGGAGCTGAATTTGTACTGAATACTGGGAGGCGCAGAAATGGTTGCTTGCATACTTGTGCCGTGCCAGGAAGTTGAGAGAAAGTGCCTTAGTTCTGATGGAGCTATCACATCACTACAAACACAATACGATCTCGTATTCGAAGGTTGAATGCTTGTCATTACTTCTTGAACTTATGCTTGAGGTCACACTCATAGATGTCCTGACTCCCGAGCGTTATCATTCCATGATTGCTTGCTCGATACGAGATTCAGTACGGCGGCTGAGATTCGAGGGAGCGAAGAAAATGGAAACTTCTGAATTTAAAGTGCCAAAACCGGTTGATGCGACCAATTGAGCTCTTTGTCTCTATGCGTCATTGAATGATCGTGAGCACCGACCTCGCCGCGGCGTCCTTGCAAACAATTTCTGAATGACACTGACAGCAGAGTGGTCTGGTGACTCTGGTCCCATTTTTCTTTGTATGATCTTTTCGTGCTACCACTGATCCAGCCATCTAGATGGGCAGAGGAAAGACTCATAAACAAGACTGACGACCCATTGGAATCAGTCTTAGTTTCATGCTTCATCGAGAACACGCTCTCTTCCATATTCTAATCCCTCGAATCGGTACACCCTTTTGGATGTAATAACACAATGTACGGCTCTACTCTCCCCCTGATCATTTGCGCCATGGCCGTAGGCCTAGCCATAGCCCACGCAGTCCCAATTGATACGACCATTGATCCGAGATCTCTTGATGAGCAAGGCAGAGAGAAACAGCCCTGGGCAGCCCACGAAGTCCAATGTCACAACGAAGCCGACTTCCCTGGCCACGCCGATATCAACCCCAGCATGCAATGGGAAGCTTCATTGGATTTCTGCGCCAGCGACCAGGGCAAGCGCATCTTCACGACGTACCATGACCCAGCGGAAAACCATTACCCGATTGTTTTCAGGTCACGCTACAGGTGGAAGGATAGCTGGAAAATCAACTACGACTTTTACGTTCAGTGGGTGGCTGGCTGCAGGACCGCGTTCGGTGCGCAGAGGGTCGATGATCCTTTGCTTAGCAAAGACGGAAAGCCGTCCTGTGCATCCATCATGAATGACAATTTCAAGAAGTGTAAGTCAACTCAGGCTAGACGCTATTGGATTTCAACCGTCTTAAGCAAACGAGCAAAGTCGAAATCAATCGCTACAATATCTGGCACTGAGCTAATCTTGCGCAATGTTCAGGCAACAACGGCGGTGTTGGCGGTGCAACCCAAGTCGGCTGTCTTCTCTACACTTTTAACGGTGGGAAAGGCGATAATCTACTCACGGTGGCCGAACTTGAACAACGCAAGATCTATGACAACAAGTACAGCATTACGAGGGGACCAGAACCCTGAGTCAGACGTAGATTTTCTCATCACCTGAAGACTTGGCACGGTTTGCGCTGGAGAGGGAACAGTTAGGACAGGTGTCGTGGTCGTTGAATGATATGGCGCTACTTACAGGCTCTGTGCTACAGACGTGGTGTCCATAAAAGCTGGATCCCAGGCAGCTATGTTGAGGCTCTTCATCAATTGCATAGCTTTTATGTTTCAATTCACTTCTGTGGTTTGTTACATTTTCTTCCTCCCCAAGAGGATGCATCTTCACGTCAGGTAGAAATCCACCGCCTTTGGAACAAATCTGAGGCGTGCGTTGCATTTCGCTCAATTTAAGAGTTTCACTCATCTATTATTACTGCGTCCTTTTCTAAACGTGCCCCTGGGCCACAGAAGTTCCGAGTATGAGTCTCGATCAGCGACTTTGAAACCGGCTTTTTGGATCAGGTAATCTTGACCTGTTGATGGGATTAGACTAGACATTGCTCGATTTTCCGTTCTTGCGACACGCTTTGAGTTTACTCAATTGAGCTCATTATAGCTGATCACAGTTGTTGAGGAATTTACGTAATATCTCAATTGTGGCTTAAAGTCCTGAAGTTATAGAAATTGCGTCGTTGTGAAGAACCAAGACCAAATGCGATTGGTAGCCTGCAGCGTATGACTTCGGAACCGTTCCGTGGCAGCTCGATAGGTGAGTGAAACCACTGGAGTAAGTATTGTGGTGTGCAACAGTGTAAAGTAACTGTGAGCCCCTCAGCCCAAACTCGCTGTCCAATTCATACACGCCTATTCAATTATTCTAATTGAAAAACAAAATTTCCTAAGTCTCTAAAGTCTCTGAAGTCGCGCACAACAGACGGAGGATATCACTGAGTAATTGCTGCAATATTGGTGGCTCATCAAACCCCACGAAGCAAGGCGGGTGCGGATAGCACATGCGGGGAAATGTGCCGGAGGCCGGATCCCAGTCGGTATTCGGGGGTAGCACACTTCGTACTTAACCCCCACTCTTCCCCAGCCTGTCGAGTCGCGGTGCAGCGCAACTTCTTTGAACTCTAACGGTGGCCAACCTCCTGGCCAGATATTCTGTCGTTTCTGCGACTCGTCTCGCACTCCACAAACTCTTCAAGATGACAGTAGAAGACGAGGACTTTGACCTGTCAGGTAATGAAGAAGCGCAGTCTCCCACGGCAACATCGGGGGCGCGCAGGAGGTCGGTGGCTGGCTCGACACATCCCACGAGGTCTAAGCGTGCCAAATATGCAGCCGCTGCTTGGTGAGTGAAACCAAGTCTCGGGATTTCATAAGTGGAAGCTCACCATGAAATAGCACCGAGTGCAAGAAACGGAAACTCAAGTGCATCAGATTAGAAAATGAGGAAGAATGCCAGAGATGCATGTCAGGCGGCGTTTCATGCACCTTCGGCCCAGCTCCTTCGCAAGATGGCGCGACTGGTGTCAGGGAAAGGGTCAGAAGTAGGAGAAAGTCGAGGCAAAATAGGTCAGTACGCCCTCTTGTTCAAGTATGCTTGAAATGCCTTGTTTTAAGTGCTGATTCGCACCCAACAGCCAGCCAAGTACTGATCTCCGGAGCGAGCTCTCCATGCTCAGAGAGCAGGTGGCTACCCTCGCAAATACCGTAGGAAAGCTGGCCTCGGACAAGAGCCGTCAGGGAATGTCAGCTTCCCCAGGATCCCAGCAACAAATGTCTCTTCACGACAACTCTTCTGTACAGGGAGAACAAGAACCGAAGCAACCACAATTTGTGGGACCCACCAGATCAGCGTTTAGTCTCAAGGTTGCCGAAACGTCATTAACGAGGATGGGGATCTCAGCCCAGGATCCGGTCACGGCAGCGGTCAGCGAGTCTCTTGCACCGACCCGATACCCGACCCCCGAACAATCTGAACCCCCGCGGTGGGCACCTGGAACAGATATCCTTCTCACTATGCCACTTGAGGAATTCGTGAGACTTCTTGAAGTTTTTGAGGAAGAGGTTGAGATAGTCTACCCCTTTATCGACACGCGTGAGATGATTTCGAAAGCAGCAGATATTCGTGCGTACGTGGAAGCAAATACAGATTGCATGGCACCTGGCACCATGACAGGCGGGAGTGTAGACATCAAAGATGTCATACTCGCAAAAGTAGCTATAGCCATAAGCATGGTGGTCGAGGCGCATGGCAAGAACTTATCAAGCAGCAAGCTGGTTGAACCTGTCAAACATCTGATCTACCAGCTTACGCTCGATGCGGAGGCTGACCTCAAAGTCATTCAAATAATGGCTATGATTGTAAGTCCGACAGACCCGTGATTTTGGTAGTCGAAGCGGCTGACACTATGAAAGAGTATCTACTACTTCTTCTCAGACGAGGAGTTACTCGCATGGAGAAACATTGGCATCGCAGCGCGAGCATCTCTGGAGATGGGCTTACATCAGAATCTGAGTCTCACAGACAATTTTCCAGACCCAAAGACGCGGAGTCTAGCAGTGCGGGTGTTCTGGTGCGTTTATGTATTGGATCGTCGCTGGAGTTTCGGAACCAGTCTATCATTTGCCCTGTTTGACCGAGATATCGATCCAAACTTGCCTGAGCCAGTGAGTAACCCTACAATCTCGTAAGAAGCTACTTCGCTAACCTGAGTTCCAGTCTGAAGATTTCCAGTACCTTCGTTGTTTGATAGGTTACGGGTGTTTATGCTCCAAGGTATGGGACGCTCTGCCTCCATTCAGCGCACCATCTCAGTCTATTCCAAAAGACACGGTTGCGTTCCTTGACTTTACAGCGCAAACTTGGCTCAACTCAATACCCCCTGATCTTCAACTACGACATCCGCAACATGGCAGTATACCGACAGCTCAGCCCCGATCCATCCGCCGGCTACGAGCCCTCTTGTACCTGCGGGGAAATCACATAAGAACTCTGATACACCGACATCATGTCATCAGCTCTGCAAGCATCGAAGCTGATGTCGAGAAGGCACGTCTTGTCGTGGATATTGCTATCGATAGTATATCCGTCTTGGTTCATCTGAGCGAAACGAGCGATATCTACGAACGGCAGCAGAGTGCGTTCAACTATTTCCTGTTGAGTTCTCTGGCGGTCATCTTTCTTGCCGTCTGTCATGGCACCAGAATATTTGCCGAACCATGCAGAGACAGCTTCCTCGCCGCGGTGGAGCTCGTCAAGTGTTTCTCTCGCCAGGGAACAGCCAGTCGCAGACTTTGGAAGAGCATACGGGGTCTCTTGCCCCTAGCTCATCGCATCGGGCTCCGCGGTGATGAAATCGCTGGTGGCCGACGTGCTGATGCAGGCGCGCAACAATCTTTGAACATCATCTCCAGTTCTTCTCACCCCATGGACACTGTGATTGAGGAAGAAAATCCCACGTCGGCTGTTGGTTTGGACTCGGAGTTTGCCCCGATGCCATCGGTACAACCCACGGGTATGAGTGCAGAGTTCGGTGCTGGAGCTCCAGATGCATTTGCTCTCAGCAACGACTTGATGTTCCTCTTCGACGCGTTTGGGCAGACGGAGGATATATGGGCAAATGGGATGCAGGACTGCGTGGGTGGCAACGAGCAGCAGCAACCATTGTCTGGAGAGGAGGAGATTTCACGTCACTTTTGGGGTTTGATTTAGACTGCTCTTATGGAATCGACCAAGGACATTTTTCAGCACAAGTCTTTGTGAATGTAAAATTACGGCTACTCGTCGCAACCTCTGGCAAAAATGGGTCGCAAGATTGCATTATCAGTGAGCAGGACAGCAAGGAACGAAAGCATTGAGCCTTGGAATTTCGGGGTCTTCATGTGTATGGTAAAGCGTCCTTAACTTAATCAAGTCGTCCTTCGCTCACAATCAGGATGCTGGGGATGTAAAAATGTATCTTGATCCTGAACGAAATCTTTCATTTGGTATTCATCCCCTATCTAATGGGAAACTTCCTGTCAAGCTCACCTCCTCCAACCTCCTCTCCTCCAATTTACATCAAGTACTTTCATCTACACC
This is a stretch of genomic DNA from Colletotrichum lupini chromosome 10, complete sequence. It encodes these proteins:
- a CDS encoding fungal specific transcription factor, whose amino-acid sequence is MTVEDEDFDLSGNEEAQSPTATSGARRRSVAGSTHPTRSKRAKYAAAACTECKKRKLKCIRLENEEECQRCMSGGVSCTFGPAPSQDGATGVRERVRSRRKSRQNSQPSTDLRSELSMLREQVATLANTVGKLASDKSRQGMSASPGSQQQMSLHDNSSVQGEQEPKQPQFVGPTRSAFSLKVAETSLTRMGISAQDPVTAAVSESLAPTRYPTPEQSEPPRWAPGTDILLTMPLEEFVRLLEVFEEEVEIVYPFIDTREMISKAADIRAYVEANTDCMAPGTMTGGSVDIKDVILAKVAIAISMVVEAHGKNLSSSKLVEPVKHLIYQLTLDAEADLKVIQIMAMISIYYFFSDEELLAWRNIGIAARASLEMGLHQNLSLTDNFPDPKTRSLAVRVFWCVYVLDRRWSFGTSLSFALFDRDIDPNLPEPSEDFQYLRCLIGYGCLCSKVWDALPPFSAPSQSIPKDTVAFLDFTAQTWLNSIPPDLQLRHPQHGSIPTAQPRSIRRLRALLYLRGNHIRTLIHRHHVISSASIEADVEKARLVVDIAIDSISVLVHLSETSDIYERQQSAFNYFLLSSLAVIFLAVCHGTRIFAEPCRDSFLAAVELVKCFSRQGTASRRLWKSIRGLLPLAHRIGLRGDEIAGGRRADAGAQQSLNIISSSSHPMDTVIEEENPTSAVGLDSEFAPMPSVQPTGMSAEFGAGAPDAFALSNDLMFLFDAFGQTEDIWANGMQDCVGGNEQQQPLSGEEEISRHFWGLI